From the genome of Thauera chlorobenzoica:
TCGACCACGGCGCCGGCCCGCCGCACCGCCTCCACGCCGCGACGGGCGAGGGCGTCGGCACGCTCGTTTTCCGGATGCCCGGCATGTCCGCGCACCCACAGCCACTTGACCTGGTGACGGGCGGCGGCGGCATCGAGCGCACGCCACAGGTCTTCATTCTTCACCGGCGCCTTCGACGCCGTTTTCCAGCCACGCGCTTTCCAGCCGTGGATCCACTCCGAAATGCCTTTCTGGACGTACTGGCTGTCGGTATGCACGCGTGCCGACACCGGGCGCTTGAGCGCATCGAGGGCGCGGATGACCGCCAGCAGTTCCATCCGGTTGTTGGTGGTATCCGGTTCTCCCCCCCACAATTCCTTCTCGTGCGAGCCAGCGCGCAGGATCGCGCCCCAGCCGCCGGGACCGGGATTGCCGCTGCAGGCGCCATCGGTATAGATATCCACTTCCTCTGTCATCTAATGCGTTTTCCTTGTGTCGCCGTTGCGCTGGGCAAGCGGTGAAAGTCTTTTCGAGTGAGCCTTGCGCCCACGCCATTGGGGCGTGATCAGGCGCATCCCATGGACCCGCTTGACCCCGTGCAGCAGGTAAGCCGCTCCCAGCACCGGCCACCAGCGCGCC
Proteins encoded in this window:
- the rnhA gene encoding ribonuclease HI, which produces MTEEVDIYTDGACSGNPGPGGWGAILRAGSHEKELWGGEPDTTNNRMELLAVIRALDALKRPVSARVHTDSQYVQKGISEWIHGWKARGWKTASKAPVKNEDLWRALDAAAARHQVKWLWVRGHAGHPENERADALARRGVEAVRRAGAVVEG